In a single window of the Desulfonatronum thiodismutans genome:
- a CDS encoding hybrid sensor histidine kinase/response regulator, translating to MPPDSTAASPKSRHGIGSLIREWWRGSSIGVKFAAIMAFMLLLIMLTALTGGIALRTALSHVKSVIVASTDIRELTLEIDRELQYARQLERGFFQQWPRVGFSQAMKSFGEPLQLRIDGVIALTDGLRGKLDDPAISQDLRDAVLYLDFYLSAAKHYAETFAESVLLVSELAKEDTGRQTTLLVISDVLVERMEMLQRGDLLLLFRTAQTWQNRYLATRQRSDMQSALNLLRTLEDRLHVDEHLPNVSRSDLLNMLQYHAHVSEQILELDRQLEERSREFDLRIYALTPISEQLIFLARQEVDRAWQSIDKTNWNATMLLLAAVICAVLLGLTSALVMHRSISRKFAVLTVAADQIRGGNLRARAEVRSSDEIGRLAETFNTMAERIAKLMHDLQRRVEMGQSRLFQGIESIEEGFALFDKHGRLVVANRNATRMFPALESTLRPGISFQECLSVIQESGVLPHEQSQGANQSGRQAKRVERHLDMFRLGVGTEEIRISEERILRVRYSRAANGETVVLLEDVTERARMQEQRLEMERRLFHSQKLESLGVMAGGIAHDFNNLLAAMMGNMELALSMSGLTEPSRKRVEHALLAARRAADLTRQMLAYSGKGGFDVRSVVLNDLVRDNAHIFQTALGKNVRFVQDLASSLPPIRADAGQIQQVIMNLITNASEAIGDHPGTMVLSTRLAYCDAKLLGRSRLEEKPAPGWFVQLEVQDTGVGMSEDVQSKLFDPFFSTKFTGRGLGLSAVLGIVRGHRGAIIVDSTPDSGTTFHVLFPVDDALIKNTPVPEPSPAPSPAVEPQAAVSSDPELILVVDDEEMVRDLSVEALGHLGYAVLTANDGVEAVRVFQEHHQRIACVLLDLMMPNMDGVTAFTELRKIAPDVPVVLCSGYSSREAEQRFAADRPGAFLQKPFSIDALRRAILDVLENRNSSRG from the coding sequence ATGCCCCCTGATTCCACGGCAGCCTCCCCGAAGTCCAGGCACGGCATCGGATCGTTGATCCGGGAATGGTGGCGCGGTTCCTCCATTGGCGTCAAGTTCGCGGCCATCATGGCCTTTATGCTGCTCCTGATCATGCTCACCGCCCTGACTGGGGGCATCGCCCTGCGTACGGCCCTGAGCCATGTAAAGTCCGTGATCGTCGCCAGCACGGACATTCGCGAACTGACCCTGGAAATCGACCGGGAACTCCAATATGCCCGCCAGCTTGAGCGGGGTTTTTTTCAACAATGGCCCAGAGTCGGTTTTTCCCAAGCCATGAAGTCCTTCGGGGAACCGCTGCAACTTCGAATCGATGGCGTAATCGCCCTGACCGACGGGTTGCGCGGCAAGCTTGATGATCCGGCTATCAGCCAGGATTTGCGCGACGCGGTACTGTATCTGGACTTTTATCTTTCCGCGGCGAAGCACTATGCCGAGACGTTTGCCGAATCCGTATTGCTGGTTTCAGAATTGGCCAAAGAGGATACCGGACGCCAAACCACGCTGTTGGTGATCAGCGACGTGCTGGTGGAGCGGATGGAAATGCTTCAGCGCGGGGATCTGCTTCTGCTGTTCCGTACGGCCCAGACTTGGCAAAATCGATATCTGGCCACCCGCCAGCGCTCGGATATGCAGTCCGCGCTGAACTTGCTGCGAACCCTCGAAGATCGCCTGCATGTGGACGAGCATTTGCCCAACGTCAGCCGTTCGGACCTGCTGAACATGCTCCAGTATCACGCGCATGTCAGTGAACAGATTCTGGAATTGGATCGTCAGCTGGAGGAAAGGTCCCGTGAGTTTGATCTTCGTATTTATGCATTAACGCCTATTTCCGAACAACTGATTTTTTTGGCTCGGCAAGAGGTGGATCGAGCCTGGCAAAGTATCGACAAGACCAACTGGAACGCCACCATGCTTTTGCTCGCGGCCGTGATTTGCGCCGTGCTTTTGGGATTGACCTCGGCCCTGGTCATGCACCGCTCCATCTCCCGCAAGTTCGCGGTCCTGACCGTTGCCGCGGACCAGATTCGGGGCGGCAATCTCCGGGCCCGGGCCGAGGTGCGATCCAGCGATGAGATCGGCCGATTGGCCGAGACCTTCAATACCATGGCCGAGCGCATCGCGAAGCTGATGCACGACCTGCAGCGGCGTGTGGAAATGGGCCAGAGTCGGCTGTTTCAGGGTATTGAGTCCATTGAGGAAGGATTTGCCCTGTTCGACAAGCACGGTCGCCTGGTCGTCGCGAACCGCAACGCGACCCGGATGTTCCCGGCCCTGGAAAGCACCCTGCGTCCGGGCATTTCGTTTCAAGAGTGCCTGTCCGTGATCCAGGAGTCCGGAGTGTTGCCCCACGAACAATCCCAAGGGGCGAATCAGTCTGGACGACAAGCAAAAAGGGTGGAACGACACCTGGACATGTTTCGCCTCGGTGTCGGCACGGAAGAGATCCGCATCTCCGAGGAACGCATCCTGCGGGTTCGGTATTCCCGAGCGGCCAACGGCGAAACCGTGGTCCTGCTGGAAGACGTCACTGAACGCGCCCGGATGCAGGAGCAACGTCTGGAGATGGAACGGCGGCTGTTTCATTCCCAGAAGCTGGAAAGCCTGGGAGTCATGGCCGGCGGTATCGCCCATGATTTCAATAATCTTCTCGCGGCCATGATGGGCAACATGGAATTGGCTCTGTCCATGTCCGGCTTGACGGAACCGAGCCGCAAGCGCGTGGAACATGCCCTTTTAGCCGCCCGGCGGGCCGCGGACCTGACCCGGCAGATGCTGGCCTATTCCGGCAAGGGCGGGTTTGATGTCCGTTCCGTGGTGCTTAACGATCTGGTTCGGGACAACGCCCATATTTTTCAAACCGCGCTGGGCAAGAACGTTCGCTTCGTCCAGGACCTGGCTTCGTCCCTGCCTCCGATCCGGGCCGATGCCGGGCAGATCCAGCAGGTGATCATGAACCTGATCACCAACGCCTCGGAAGCCATTGGCGACCATCCCGGAACCATGGTCCTCTCCACCAGGCTGGCATATTGCGACGCAAAGCTGCTGGGCCGTTCCCGGCTCGAGGAAAAGCCCGCGCCAGGTTGGTTCGTCCAACTGGAGGTTCAAGATACGGGCGTGGGAATGAGCGAGGACGTCCAGTCCAAACTGTTCGATCCGTTCTTCAGTACCAAATTCACCGGGCGCGGGCTGGGGCTCTCCGCGGTCCTGGGCATTGTGCGCGGTCATCGCGGGGCGATCATTGTGGACAGCACTCCGGACTCGGGGACCACGTTTCATGTTTTATTTCCGGTGGACGACGCATTAATAAAGAACACACCGGTTCCGGAACCGTCGCCGGCTCCGAGTCCGGCCGTCGAGCCTCAGGCAGCCGTTTCTTCGGATCCGGAACTGATTCTGGTCGTGGACGACGAGGAAATGGTTCGGGACCTCTCGGTTGAAGCTTTGGGGCATCTTGGCTATGCGGTGCTCACGGCCAATGACGGCGTCGAGGCGGTCCGGGTTTTTCAGGAGCATCATCAGCGGATCGCCTGCGTGCTCCTGGATCTGATGATGCCGAACATGGACGGAGTCACGGCGTTCACGGAACTGCGCAAGATCGCGCCGGACGTCCCGGTGGTCCTGTGCAGCGGATACAGTTCACGGGAAGCGGAACAGCGCTTCGCCGCCGATCGCCCGGGGGCGTTTTTGCAAAAACCGTTCAGCATTGATGCCTTGCGGCGGGCAATTCTCGACGTGCTGGAAAATCGCAACTCATCACGAGGATGA
- a CDS encoding branched-chain amino acid ABC transporter substrate-binding protein: MKTTDFLRFWTLRLVLGLLLGIMPAALAGCAPETATRSTCRDALGCVWVEPGEAVKLVSLQTFSGPLASVGEELVRTLELRVAEHGGPYDRPVTIVREDEQCSASGGLVAAQKIVTDPSVVAIHGPHCSSAAVPAARVLSEAGMVMVSGTATASSLTSKSGKRGEHQQPGFFRTASNDQFQGMAAASFAYDFLGLRRAATVHDQSPYASGLTEAFAEAFLAKGGEVVFTGTVAQRDRNMRPVAQAMAGYGPEFLFLPIFSPEAEYLIQAVRAEPKLSDLTLLSADSILNQPFIQGCGIACQGMLFIAPAQVRSPAYTTFLDRYVQTYGTGTVGYFHAHGYDAASILLHALEQASFPEPDGSLRIERQRIRDVLYGLLRFPGLTGALNCDAFGDCGVPRFKLVRLEASMDFEQTLNNTLAVYAP, encoded by the coding sequence ATGAAGACAACGGATTTTTTACGCTTTTGGACGCTTCGGCTTGTCTTGGGGCTACTGCTTGGGATCATGCCCGCGGCTCTAGCGGGTTGCGCTCCGGAGACCGCGACGCGATCGACCTGCCGGGACGCTCTGGGGTGCGTCTGGGTTGAGCCGGGCGAGGCGGTGAAGCTCGTCAGTCTGCAGACCTTCAGCGGGCCTTTGGCATCCGTGGGCGAAGAGCTTGTTCGGACCTTGGAATTGCGCGTCGCCGAGCACGGGGGGCCGTACGATCGGCCCGTGACCATCGTCCGTGAGGACGAACAGTGTTCCGCGTCCGGCGGATTGGTGGCGGCCCAGAAGATCGTCACGGATCCGAGCGTGGTCGCGATTCACGGACCCCACTGTTCCAGCGCGGCGGTTCCCGCGGCCCGCGTTCTCTCCGAAGCGGGCATGGTCATGGTCTCCGGGACCGCCACGGCCTCTTCCTTGACCTCCAAGAGCGGAAAACGCGGCGAGCATCAGCAGCCGGGTTTTTTTCGGACTGCGTCCAACGATCAGTTCCAGGGGATGGCCGCGGCCTCCTTTGCCTATGATTTTCTTGGTTTGCGCAGAGCCGCCACGGTCCATGACCAAAGCCCTTATGCCTCGGGCCTGACCGAGGCCTTTGCGGAAGCCTTTCTGGCCAAGGGCGGCGAGGTAGTCTTCACCGGTACCGTGGCTCAGCGAGACCGCAATATGCGGCCAGTGGCCCAGGCTATGGCCGGATATGGTCCGGAATTCCTCTTCCTGCCAATTTTTTCTCCGGAGGCCGAATATTTGATCCAGGCCGTCCGGGCCGAACCAAAGCTGTCTGATCTGACTCTGCTCAGCGCCGACTCCATCTTGAATCAGCCATTCATTCAGGGCTGCGGCATCGCCTGTCAAGGCATGCTCTTCATCGCTCCGGCCCAGGTCCGGAGTCCGGCTTATACAACGTTTTTGGACCGCTACGTTCAGACTTACGGCACGGGGACCGTGGGCTATTTCCATGCCCACGGTTACGATGCCGCGTCTATCCTGCTCCACGCCCTGGAACAGGCTTCTTTTCCGGAGCCGGACGGTTCTCTGCGCATCGAGCGGCAACGTATCCGGGACGTCCTGTATGGATTGCTTCGTTTTCCGGGATTGACCGGGGCACTGAACTGCGACGCCTTCGGCGACTGCGGCGTTCCGCGGTTCAAGCTGGTCCGCCTGGAAGCGTCCATGGATTTCGAACAGACCCTGAACAACACCCTTGCCGTTTATGCCCCCTGA
- a CDS encoding chemotaxis protein CheB — protein sequence MSNIDSSTSPGRDAGPAAPTHYVAIGASAGGLEAIEAFFTNMVPDSGLGFIVVQHLSPDYKSLMKELLSKKTRMPVHRAEEGMLVEPDNVYLIPPKKNLTIFHGKLLLSEQDHTRGINLPIDVFLHSLAEDQGERAVAVILSGTGSDGMRGVRAIKEFGGMIMVQNEESAKFDGMPRAAISTGLCDFILSPEEMPGQLLNWVKHPYVSKAKRSETQFKEEDGLTRIFSILRERFKVDFTYYKPSTVNRRIERRMTINQVNDIKDYVAFMESYAGEAASLFRELLIGVTSFFRDPPVYELLGQKWLRELIQSVETREIRFWVAGCSTGEEAYSLAILARECLADLEISRDIKIFATDIDRDAIHFAANGIYPESIAADVSPQRLAKYFHKKDEHFQISRTIREMVVFAQHNLIKDPPFTNISLISCRNLLIYLQPPLQQKVFEFFNFSLNPGGILFLGTSETIGDMTEFFAPLDHKWKLYQSKGRMKRIGGPMQLAVSDTRVQEVKGQFAAARKVLHSEDSDRILERFLDAISVHYIPLALIVNEQMEVLRIIGDSEGYLRLPPGKPTLNVTKMATKQLAIPMATGIQKVFRQGKDVAFHNLPMLTAIDTRTVNLRFIPLSMAKGQAPLVAVLIEDASKTAPQPGVTLDANACDLSQEAEQRINDLEQELQFSRENLQATIEELETSNEELQATNEELVASNEELQATNEELQSTNEELYTVNAEYQNRIIELTELNHDVNNLLAASMVGKLLLDENFEVRRFSPKITELFRLMEKDIGRPISHIVHFLEDVDLPKMVRKVQESSEMLETEVRAQGDRWHLMRITPYLVGPDVYSGTVLTFVDITRLKIVEQELRESEQRFASVANTSPALIWMSGPDKLCTWFNEPWLAFTGRTMEQELGDGWTKGVHPEDYARCLRIYSDAFDRREPFEMEYRLRRHDEEYRWILDIGHPRYDADHQFIGYIGSCLDITDHKKAEDALRVERMQIFDWFDDIDECIYVADMANHEILYANKAIERLFGEGLVGQSCHERIQGMERPCESCVGKNMCAGENDVLVREYHNTLKNMDFRCVDKIIHWHDGREVCLRYLKRLETC from the coding sequence ATGTCCAACATCGACTCCTCCACGTCTCCGGGTCGCGACGCCGGTCCCGCGGCCCCGACCCATTACGTGGCCATCGGTGCGTCCGCCGGGGGGTTAGAGGCCATTGAAGCCTTTTTCACGAACATGGTCCCGGACAGCGGGCTGGGATTCATCGTGGTCCAGCACTTGTCGCCGGACTACAAGAGCCTGATGAAGGAGCTGCTTTCCAAAAAGACCCGGATGCCCGTGCATCGGGCCGAGGAGGGCATGCTGGTCGAGCCCGACAACGTCTACCTGATTCCCCCGAAAAAGAACCTGACCATTTTTCACGGTAAATTGCTGCTTTCGGAGCAGGACCATACCCGGGGCATCAACCTGCCCATCGACGTGTTCCTGCATTCCCTGGCCGAAGACCAGGGTGAGCGGGCCGTGGCGGTGATCCTTTCCGGCACGGGCAGCGACGGGATGCGCGGGGTGCGGGCTATCAAGGAATTCGGCGGGATGATCATGGTCCAGAACGAGGAGAGCGCCAAGTTCGACGGCATGCCCCGGGCCGCCATTTCCACGGGTTTGTGCGACTTCATCCTTTCGCCTGAGGAGATGCCCGGTCAGTTGTTGAACTGGGTCAAGCATCCCTACGTGAGCAAGGCCAAGCGGTCGGAGACGCAGTTCAAGGAAGAGGACGGCCTGACCCGGATTTTTTCCATCCTTCGGGAGCGGTTCAAGGTCGACTTCACGTATTATAAGCCCAGCACGGTCAACCGACGGATTGAACGACGGATGACCATTAATCAGGTCAATGACATCAAGGACTACGTCGCCTTCATGGAAAGCTACGCCGGGGAGGCCGCGTCACTGTTCCGGGAGCTGCTCATCGGCGTGACCAGCTTTTTTCGCGATCCTCCGGTCTATGAGTTGCTGGGGCAAAAGTGGCTCAGGGAGCTGATCCAAAGCGTGGAAACCAGGGAGATCCGCTTCTGGGTGGCCGGTTGCTCCACCGGGGAAGAGGCCTACAGCCTGGCCATCCTGGCCAGAGAGTGCCTGGCGGACCTGGAGATCAGCCGGGACATCAAGATTTTCGCTACGGACATCGATCGGGACGCCATCCACTTCGCGGCCAACGGGATCTATCCGGAAAGTATTGCCGCGGACGTTTCCCCTCAGCGGCTGGCCAAATACTTCCACAAAAAAGACGAACATTTCCAGATTTCCCGGACCATCCGGGAAATGGTGGTCTTTGCCCAGCACAACCTGATCAAGGACCCGCCCTTCACCAACATCAGCCTGATCTCCTGCCGCAACCTGCTGATATACCTTCAGCCTCCCCTCCAGCAAAAGGTCTTCGAGTTTTTTAATTTTTCCCTGAATCCCGGCGGAATCCTCTTTCTGGGCACCAGTGAAACCATAGGAGACATGACCGAGTTCTTTGCCCCCCTGGATCATAAATGGAAACTCTACCAGTCCAAGGGCCGAATGAAGCGAATCGGGGGACCAATGCAGTTGGCCGTGTCCGACACTCGAGTTCAGGAGGTCAAAGGGCAGTTCGCCGCGGCCCGAAAGGTCTTACATTCCGAAGACTCGGACCGGATTCTGGAGCGGTTTCTGGACGCCATCAGCGTCCACTACATTCCCTTGGCCCTGATCGTGAACGAGCAGATGGAAGTACTGCGCATCATCGGGGACAGCGAGGGGTATTTGCGTTTGCCGCCGGGCAAGCCGACCCTGAACGTGACCAAGATGGCCACCAAGCAGTTGGCCATCCCCATGGCCACGGGCATTCAGAAGGTCTTTCGCCAGGGCAAGGACGTGGCGTTTCACAACCTGCCCATGCTCACGGCCATCGATACCCGCACCGTGAATCTGCGGTTCATTCCCTTGTCCATGGCCAAGGGGCAGGCGCCGCTGGTGGCCGTGCTTATTGAAGATGCTTCGAAGACAGCGCCCCAACCCGGCGTGACCCTGGACGCCAATGCTTGTGATTTGAGCCAGGAAGCCGAGCAGCGCATCAACGATCTGGAGCAGGAACTGCAATTTTCCCGAGAAAATCTGCAAGCCACCATCGAAGAATTGGAAACCTCCAATGAAGAGCTGCAAGCCACCAACGAAGAACTGGTGGCCAGCAATGAGGAATTGCAAGCCACCAACGAGGAACTGCAATCCACCAATGAGGAACTGTATACGGTTAACGCGGAGTATCAGAACAGGATCATCGAGCTGACCGAACTGAACCACGACGTTAACAACCTCCTGGCCGCCTCCATGGTGGGCAAGCTTCTCCTGGATGAAAATTTCGAGGTTCGAAGGTTTTCTCCGAAAATTACCGAGTTGTTCCGCCTGATGGAGAAAGACATCGGCCGGCCCATCTCCCACATCGTCCATTTTCTGGAAGACGTCGATTTGCCGAAGATGGTTCGCAAGGTCCAGGAGAGCTCCGAGATGCTCGAGACCGAGGTCCGGGCCCAGGGCGACCGGTGGCATCTGATGCGGATCACCCCCTATCTTGTCGGGCCCGATGTTTACTCAGGCACCGTGCTGACCTTCGTGGACATCACCCGGCTTAAAATCGTGGAACAGGAATTGCGGGAGTCTGAACAGCGCTTCGCCTCCGTGGCCAATACCTCTCCGGCCCTGATCTGGATGTCCGGCCCGGACAAGCTGTGCACCTGGTTCAATGAACCCTGGCTGGCCTTTACCGGCAGGACCATGGAACAAGAGCTGGGGGATGGCTGGACCAAAGGCGTCCACCCGGAGGATTATGCCCGTTGTCTGCGTATTTATTCCGACGCTTTTGACCGTCGCGAGCCGTTTGAAATGGAATATCGACTGCGCCGCCACGATGAAGAATACCGCTGGATTCTGGATATTGGGCATCCCCGTTACGACGCGGACCACCAATTCATCGGCTATATCGGTTCCTGTCTGGACATAACGGACCATAAAAAAGCCGAGGACGCACTGCGTGTGGAACGGATGCAGATCTTCGACTGGTTCGACGACATCGATGAGTGCATCTACGTCGCGGACATGGCTAACCATGAAATTCTATATGCCAACAAAGCCATTGAGCGGCTTTTCGGTGAGGGCTTGGTAGGGCAGTCCTGCCATGAACGGATACAGGGCATGGAGAGGCCCTGCGAGAGCTGCGTCGGGAAGAATATGTGCGCCGGTGAGAATGACGTTCTGGTTCGAGAATATCATAATACCTTGAAGAATATGGATTTTCGCTGCGTGGATAAGATCATCCACTGGCATGACGGGCGTGAGGTATGTCTGCGCTACCTGAAGCGATTGGAAACATGTTGA
- a CDS encoding glutamine--tRNA ligase/YqeY domain fusion protein: MTNITNTIAPNFIKAIVEEDLRAGKNDGRVTTRFPPEPNGYLHIGHAKSICLNFGLAREFSGACHLRFDDTNPIKEDVEYVESIKRDVRWLGFDWGDNLFYASDYFERLHDYAQELIRRGKAYVCSLSTEDIRAYRGTLTEPGRNSPYRDRTVEENLDLFARMRAGEFEDGKHVLRAKIDMASPNVSLRDPVIYRIKKAAHHRTGDAWCIYPMYDFAHCLSDSIEGITHSICTLEFENNRPLYHWFLDALETPCHPEQIEFARLNLSYTVLSKRKLIQLVQDKAVSGWDDPRMPTITGLRRRGVPPEALRTFCDRIGVARADSLVDISMLEHCVREVLNARAPRVMAVLRPLKVVISNYPEDQIDELEAPLHPESPEMGTRMLPFGRELYIERDDFMEEPPKKFYRLAPGREVRLRYGYYITCREVIKNSLGEVVELHCTYDPASRGGGTPDGRKVKATLHWVCVKTAKRAKVRIYDHLFTTPNPNEAPEGKDFRCNLNPNSLEILDDCFVEPHLAAAETGSRWQFERLGYFSVDPVDSTPEELIFNRIISLRDSWAKVQAAESKKI, from the coding sequence ATGACGAACATAACCAACACCATTGCTCCCAATTTCATCAAGGCCATCGTCGAGGAAGACTTGAGGGCCGGAAAGAACGACGGCCGGGTGACGACCCGATTCCCCCCCGAACCCAACGGATATCTGCATATCGGTCACGCCAAGTCCATCTGCCTGAATTTCGGCTTGGCTCGGGAATTCAGCGGGGCCTGCCACCTGCGGTTCGACGACACCAATCCGATTAAGGAGGACGTGGAGTACGTTGAGTCCATCAAGCGCGACGTGCGTTGGCTGGGCTTCGACTGGGGCGACAACCTGTTCTACGCTTCGGATTACTTCGAAAGGCTCCATGACTATGCACAGGAGCTGATCCGTCGGGGCAAGGCCTATGTGTGCAGCCTGAGCACCGAAGATATCCGGGCCTACCGCGGCACCTTGACCGAGCCGGGCCGGAACAGCCCGTACCGCGACCGAACCGTTGAAGAGAATCTGGATCTGTTCGCCCGGATGCGGGCCGGGGAGTTCGAGGACGGCAAGCATGTGCTTCGGGCTAAAATCGACATGGCCTCGCCCAATGTCAGCCTGCGCGATCCGGTGATCTACCGGATCAAAAAGGCAGCCCACCACCGGACCGGAGACGCTTGGTGCATCTATCCCATGTACGACTTCGCCCACTGTCTGTCCGACTCCATCGAGGGGATCACCCACTCCATCTGCACCCTGGAATTCGAAAACAACCGCCCTTTGTACCACTGGTTCCTGGATGCCCTGGAAACCCCTTGCCATCCGGAACAGATCGAGTTCGCCCGGCTGAACCTGAGCTACACCGTGCTCAGCAAGCGCAAGCTTATCCAGCTCGTCCAGGACAAGGCCGTGTCCGGCTGGGACGACCCTCGGATGCCCACCATCACCGGCCTGCGGCGGCGGGGCGTACCACCGGAGGCGCTGCGGACCTTCTGCGACCGGATCGGCGTGGCCCGGGCCGACTCACTGGTGGATATTTCCATGCTGGAGCACTGCGTCCGGGAGGTGCTCAACGCCCGGGCCCCGCGAGTGATGGCCGTGCTTCGGCCTCTGAAGGTGGTGATCTCCAATTACCCGGAGGACCAGATAGACGAGCTGGAAGCCCCTCTGCATCCGGAGAGTCCGGAGATGGGAACGCGCATGCTGCCCTTTGGCCGGGAGCTGTACATCGAGCGAGACGATTTCATGGAGGAGCCGCCCAAGAAATTCTACAGACTGGCGCCGGGTCGGGAGGTCCGTTTGCGCTACGGGTATTATATCACATGTCGGGAAGTGATCAAAAACAGCCTGGGTGAGGTTGTGGAGCTGCATTGCACCTACGACCCGGCCTCCCGTGGAGGCGGTACGCCGGATGGGCGCAAGGTCAAGGCCACCCTGCATTGGGTTTGCGTCAAGACGGCCAAGCGGGCCAAGGTGCGGATCTACGACCATCTCTTCACAACGCCCAATCCCAACGAAGCCCCGGAAGGCAAGGACTTTCGTTGCAATCTCAATCCTAATTCTCTTGAAATATTGGATGATTGTTTTGTGGAGCCGCACCTGGCCGCGGCGGAAACGGGCAGCCGCTGGCAGTTTGAGCGGCTGGGCTATTTCAGCGTGGACCCCGTGGACAGCACCCCGGAGGAATTGATTTTCAACCGGATTATTTCCCTGCGAGACTCCTGGGCCAAGGTCCAGGCCGCGGAGAGCAAAAAGATCTGA
- a CDS encoding DsbA family protein yields MIKTLRLSFFIPALAFVFCWLAPQAVDARDTAGSIEPSEVRELLAAHPELVLDVLRDNPVELVEILEQAVMAKRDADQRRQEQADLAMVRNPEVSSKRPIRGNPDATVTIVEYSDFQCPYCSQATETVKRLMALDQAGELRLVFKHLPLNPVSHELAVAYEAVALQSHEAAWKLHDRLFEQQARLRGGAEVVLQEIVAELGLDSDRFAEDRKRPEMADLIQADMEEARKFGFSGTPMFLVNGMPLRGAVPLSEFQRVIELAKTRDSAGSN; encoded by the coding sequence ATGATAAAAACCTTGCGTCTTTCTTTTTTCATTCCGGCCTTGGCGTTTGTTTTCTGCTGGCTTGCACCCCAGGCGGTTGATGCCCGAGACACGGCCGGAAGTATCGAGCCGTCCGAGGTTCGGGAACTGCTTGCGGCCCATCCCGAACTAGTGTTGGATGTTCTGCGTGATAATCCCGTGGAACTGGTGGAAATCCTGGAACAGGCCGTGATGGCCAAGCGGGATGCGGATCAACGTCGGCAGGAACAGGCTGATTTGGCCATGGTCCGTAATCCGGAAGTTTCTTCCAAACGTCCAATCCGGGGCAATCCTGATGCCACGGTGACAATTGTCGAATATTCGGATTTCCAGTGTCCGTATTGCAGCCAGGCCACGGAGACGGTCAAACGCCTGATGGCCCTGGATCAGGCCGGGGAATTGCGCCTGGTGTTCAAGCACCTGCCCCTGAATCCGGTTTCCCATGAATTGGCCGTGGCGTATGAAGCCGTGGCCTTGCAAAGCCATGAGGCGGCGTGGAAACTGCATGACCGCCTTTTTGAACAACAGGCCCGGTTGCGGGGTGGGGCCGAGGTGGTGCTTCAGGAGATCGTCGCTGAACTCGGTCTCGATTCAGATCGGTTCGCCGAGGACCGCAAGCGCCCGGAAATGGCTGATCTGATCCAGGCCGATATGGAAGAGGCCCGGAAGTTCGGCTTCAGCGGGACTCCCATGTTTCTGGTCAACGGCATGCCGTTGCGAGGGGCCGTGCCGTTGTCCGAGTTCCAGCGCGTTATTGAACTGGCCAAGACGCGGGATTCGGCCGGGTCGAACTAA
- a CDS encoding glycosyltransferase family 2 protein, translated as MTELSVVVPLYNEEGNVAELHREIKDVCEANGYTYEIILVDDGSEDETLKRAKECSPAKIVRFRRNFGQTAAFDAGIKQARYRYIVTMDGDRQNDPRDIPRMIAFLEEHDYDVVSGWRKNRKDNFSKRFFSNGAKMLRDVLVKDRIHDSGCALKVYRRECFENINLFGEMHRFIPALLKIKGFTVGEVEVNHRPRVAGVSKYNWKRAMKGFVDMVSVWFWNKYAVRPLHLLGGAGMVMLGIGLIFSLYTVILFLKGQNLSNTVWPLLSAFSVITGLQLFVSGLLADMMSKLYYEKSKDKSYIIREIIER; from the coding sequence ATGACGGAATTATCAGTCGTAGTGCCCTTGTACAACGAAGAGGGCAACGTGGCGGAACTGCACCGGGAGATCAAGGATGTCTGCGAAGCCAACGGGTATACGTATGAAATCATCCTGGTGGACGACGGGTCCGAGGATGAGACGCTGAAGCGGGCCAAAGAGTGTTCTCCGGCGAAAATCGTCCGGTTTCGCCGCAACTTCGGACAGACCGCCGCGTTCGACGCCGGGATCAAGCAGGCCCGATACCGATACATCGTGACCATGGACGGCGATCGACAGAACGACCCCCGGGACATCCCCCGGATGATCGCCTTTTTGGAAGAGCACGATTACGATGTGGTTTCGGGATGGCGCAAGAACCGTAAGGATAATTTTTCCAAGCGGTTCTTTTCCAATGGGGCCAAGATGCTCCGGGACGTGCTGGTCAAGGATAGAATCCATGACAGTGGCTGCGCCTTGAAGGTCTATCGACGGGAGTGCTTCGAGAACATCAATCTCTTCGGCGAGATGCACCGCTTCATCCCGGCCCTGCTGAAGATCAAGGGCTTCACCGTGGGCGAGGTGGAGGTCAATCATCGGCCCCGTGTGGCCGGAGTTTCCAAGTACAATTGGAAACGGGCCATGAAAGGCTTCGTGGACATGGTTTCCGTGTGGTTTTGGAACAAGTACGCGGTCCGGCCCCTGCACCTGTTGGGCGGTGCCGGGATGGTCATGCTGGGGATCGGACTGATTTTCTCGTTGTATACGGTGATCTTGTTCCTGAAGGGCCAGAACCTGTCCAACACGGTTTGGCCGCTTTTGTCCGCCTTTTCCGTGATCACCGGATTGCAACTCTTTGTCAGCGGCCTCCTCGCGGACATGATGTCCAAGTTATACTACGAGAAATCCAAGGATAAGTCCTATATTATTCGCGAAATTATTGAAAGATAA